Proteins encoded together in one Rubripirellula reticaptiva window:
- a CDS encoding ATP-dependent helicase, with protein sequence MTLTEVTNGLKSLTDGLNEAQASAVKTLSGPMLVLAGAGTGKTRVVTVRIANLIRHGTAPDRILAVTFTNKAAGEMQERVGELIGTNKRRKKGDPAPPKPTVSTFHAHCVRILRRHAKALGYPAKFTIYDRGDQETLARGILRELRLPGTALSPGDMLNIIGGWKNQSIKPEQASYIASTDKEHFAASGYRRYQNGLRACGAMDFDDLLLNTETLFDENEEIRDEEASKFDHVLVDEYQDTNGSQYRITKHLSAKHRNLCVVGDDDQSIYAWRGADVTHILNFSKDWPDAKIVCLENNYRSTAEILTLANRLIEFNTTRHDKTLIPCRPKGKRPKIDQHKDEITEATSVVARIRHLIDNEHVQPRDIAILFRTNEQPRLFETELRKQNVPYVMLGAQSFFDRKEVRDLLSYLKWIEQPNDEVALLRVINTPPRGLGNKTVQTLIAKAVDRGVPVWDVMSDPSAIAEFPAAAQRGIESLASIAEDVRLRAKNESLTAAMETLLTRTSYADELTRLYDKPEERESRMASIGELTNAIGAYQDGEGERDLTGFLGDVLLSGKDMGSEKDKLAKQNAVWLLTLHAAKGLEFPVVFMVGMEDGLIPHSRSVKSGNDDDIAEERRLCYVGITRAREDLTMSLALTRRKWGKPRPTTPSRFLYEIVGKAENPNKYRKKKPGRTLGR encoded by the coding sequence GTGACCTTGACCGAAGTGACCAACGGATTGAAATCGCTTACCGACGGGCTCAACGAAGCTCAAGCCTCTGCCGTAAAGACTCTTTCCGGACCAATGTTGGTTTTGGCAGGCGCCGGAACTGGCAAGACGCGCGTGGTCACCGTTCGCATCGCCAATTTGATCCGGCATGGAACTGCGCCCGACCGGATCTTGGCGGTTACGTTTACCAATAAAGCCGCCGGCGAAATGCAGGAGCGCGTTGGCGAGCTGATCGGCACCAACAAACGCCGGAAAAAGGGGGATCCAGCGCCGCCCAAGCCAACCGTCAGTACTTTCCACGCGCATTGTGTGCGAATTCTGCGGCGCCACGCAAAGGCGCTTGGGTATCCAGCCAAGTTCACGATTTATGATCGTGGCGATCAAGAAACACTAGCTCGTGGAATCTTGCGAGAATTGCGTTTGCCGGGAACGGCGCTGAGTCCCGGCGACATGCTCAACATCATTGGCGGTTGGAAAAACCAATCGATCAAACCCGAGCAAGCTTCGTATATCGCTTCGACCGACAAAGAACACTTTGCCGCCTCTGGTTATCGGCGATACCAGAACGGTCTGCGTGCTTGCGGCGCCATGGATTTCGACGATCTGCTGCTCAACACTGAAACTCTGTTCGACGAGAACGAAGAGATCCGTGATGAAGAGGCGTCGAAGTTTGATCATGTGTTGGTCGACGAGTATCAAGACACCAACGGGTCTCAGTACCGGATCACCAAGCACCTGTCGGCAAAGCATCGCAATCTGTGCGTTGTCGGTGACGATGACCAGTCGATCTATGCGTGGCGCGGCGCCGACGTGACTCACATTTTGAATTTTTCCAAGGACTGGCCTGATGCCAAGATCGTTTGCTTGGAAAACAATTATCGCAGCACCGCTGAAATCTTGACGCTTGCGAACCGTTTGATCGAATTCAATACGACTCGGCACGACAAAACGTTGATCCCGTGCCGGCCCAAAGGCAAACGCCCAAAAATCGATCAACACAAAGACGAAATCACTGAAGCCACATCGGTGGTCGCTCGGATTCGGCACTTGATCGATAACGAACACGTGCAACCACGCGACATTGCGATCCTTTTCCGCACCAATGAACAACCGCGTTTGTTCGAAACCGAACTGCGAAAACAGAACGTGCCCTATGTGATGCTAGGAGCGCAGTCGTTTTTTGACCGCAAAGAAGTGCGAGACTTGTTGTCGTATTTGAAGTGGATCGAGCAACCGAATGACGAAGTCGCACTGCTGCGGGTGATCAATACGCCGCCGCGCGGGCTGGGTAACAAGACAGTGCAAACGCTGATCGCTAAAGCGGTTGATCGTGGTGTGCCGGTTTGGGATGTGATGTCCGACCCCAGCGCGATTGCCGAATTCCCGGCCGCCGCTCAGCGTGGAATCGAAAGCTTGGCATCGATCGCCGAAGATGTTCGATTGCGAGCGAAGAATGAATCGTTGACCGCCGCCATGGAAACGTTGCTGACGCGAACGTCGTACGCCGATGAGTTAACCCGATTGTACGACAAGCCCGAAGAACGTGAATCTCGCATGGCTTCGATCGGCGAACTGACCAACGCGATCGGCGCTTACCAAGACGGCGAAGGCGAACGAGACCTGACGGGATTCTTGGGCGATGTGTTGCTGTCGGGTAAAGACATGGGCAGCGAAAAAGACAAGCTTGCTAAACAGAACGCGGTTTGGTTGTTAACTTTGCATGCGGCCAAGGGGCTAGAGTTTCCGGTCGTGTTCATGGTGGGGATGGAGGACGGTCTGATCCCGCACAGCCGTAGCGTCAAGAGTGGAAACGACGACGATATCGCCGAAGAACGACGTTTGTGTTACGTCGGCATCACGCGAGCTCGAGAAGACTTGACGATGTCGTTAGCACTGACCCGTCGCAAGTGGGGCAAGCCGCGACCGACCACACCGAGCCGGTTTTTGTACGAGATCGTGGGCAAGGCCGAGAATCCGAACAAGTATCGCAAGAAGAAACCAGGACGCACGCTCGGACGCTGA
- the argF gene encoding ornithine carbamoyltransferase: MQHLLTLFEISPDDLKRVLQVSMDLKARLVAGDRPPILAQHMVALLFEKPSLRTRVSFETGMAQLGGASLFLGDDVGWGKRESPSDFTHVLGEFVDLVVCRAKSHDRVEQMAGFNAVPIINGLTDLCHPCQALADVMTVQESLGSLEGKHLTFVGDGNNVAQSLALICAMLDMRFTLACPEGYEMDSDWLARVANAYPKAKIETVNDPMTAVTDADAIYTDVWTSMGQESEDAARKRAFASYQVGDKLMAKAPSHARVLHCLPAIRGQEITDEVIDSSQSDVIRQAGNRMHAQKGLMVWLLNRPWIDKNVT, from the coding sequence ATGCAACACCTTCTAACACTTTTCGAAATTTCGCCCGATGACTTGAAGCGAGTCTTGCAGGTGTCGATGGACCTGAAGGCCCGCCTAGTCGCCGGTGATCGTCCACCGATTTTGGCTCAGCACATGGTCGCGTTGCTGTTCGAAAAGCCAAGCCTGCGGACTCGAGTCAGCTTTGAAACTGGTATGGCCCAACTTGGCGGCGCAAGCTTGTTTTTGGGCGATGACGTGGGTTGGGGCAAGCGAGAATCACCTAGCGATTTCACTCACGTGCTCGGTGAGTTTGTTGACTTAGTCGTTTGCCGAGCCAAATCTCATGATCGTGTCGAACAGATGGCTGGCTTCAATGCGGTTCCGATCATCAACGGGCTGACCGACCTTTGCCACCCCTGCCAAGCGCTCGCCGATGTGATGACGGTCCAAGAGTCACTCGGTTCGCTCGAAGGCAAGCACTTGACGTTCGTCGGCGACGGCAACAACGTCGCACAGTCGCTAGCGCTGATTTGCGCGATGCTGGACATGCGATTCACGCTGGCATGCCCGGAAGGCTACGAAATGGATTCCGATTGGTTAGCTCGAGTCGCCAATGCATACCCCAAAGCCAAGATTGAAACGGTGAACGATCCGATGACCGCGGTCACCGATGCCGACGCGATCTACACCGACGTGTGGACCAGCATGGGCCAAGAATCGGAGGATGCTGCTCGCAAAAGAGCGTTTGCAAGTTACCAGGTCGGCGACAAGTTGATGGCCAAAGCGCCGTCTCATGCAAGAGTCCTGCACTGCTTGCCGGCGATTCGTGGCCAAGAAATCACTGACGAAGTGATCGACAGCAGCCAGAGTGACGTGATCCGCCAAGCTGGCAACCGCATGCACGCTCAAAAAGGTTTGATGGTCTGGCTGCTCAATCGCCCCTGGATTGACAAGAACGTCACCTAA
- the rph gene encoding ribonuclease PH, translating into MRPADQLRDIEIQTGYLDSNPASVLYRCGRTIVLCTASIEARVPPWLEGKGKGWVTAEYNMLPGSTSPRKRRDRDGKVDGRTTEIQRLIGRSLRSVVDMKALGENMITVDCDVLQADGGTRTASITGGFIALAKAIAIAVPGSTVGNGPITDSVAAISVGLIDGEVKLDLDYVLDVAADVDMNVVMTGKGRFVEIQGTGEEATFDDAELAELLRLSKKGIAELTVKQMATIA; encoded by the coding sequence ATGCGTCCCGCTGACCAACTTCGCGATATTGAAATCCAAACCGGCTACCTTGATTCGAATCCCGCCAGTGTTCTGTATCGTTGCGGTCGAACGATCGTGCTGTGTACCGCATCGATCGAGGCTAGGGTTCCGCCGTGGTTGGAAGGCAAAGGCAAGGGCTGGGTGACCGCTGAATACAACATGCTGCCAGGTAGCACGAGTCCTCGCAAACGACGTGACCGTGATGGCAAAGTCGATGGACGAACCACCGAGATCCAACGACTGATCGGTCGCAGTCTGCGCTCAGTCGTCGACATGAAAGCACTCGGCGAGAACATGATCACCGTCGACTGTGATGTGTTGCAGGCCGATGGTGGCACGCGAACCGCCTCGATCACGGGCGGCTTCATCGCACTTGCCAAAGCGATCGCGATCGCGGTCCCCGGGTCAACCGTTGGCAACGGCCCCATCACCGATTCGGTCGCCGCGATTAGCGTCGGCTTGATCGACGGCGAAGTCAAACTTGACCTCGACTACGTCCTGGATGTCGCCGCGGATGTTGATATGAACGTTGTCATGACAGGCAAAGGTCGTTTCGTCGAAATTCAAGGCACCGGCGAAGAAGCCACGTTCGATGATGCGGAATTGGCCGAACTTCTGCGACTGTCCAAAAAAGGAATCGCCGAATTGACCGTCAAGCAGATGGCAACCATCGCTTGA
- the polA gene encoding DNA polymerase I, with the protein MSDQHQELFPASKKLFLLDGMALFYRAHFALVRSPRMTSAGLCTSGVFGMANTVMDILAREEPTHIAVAFDTSEPTQRHIDYEAYKAQRDSMPEDMAQQLPYIDQLFDAMNIVSIRMPGYEADDIIGTLAHRATNEHYQTWMVTPDKDYHQLVTDDAVVYKPGRRGDEVEILGVKEVLAKWEVERVDQVIDILGLMGDASDNIPGIPGIGPKTAQTLIAKYGSIENLIAHASELKGKQRERVEQNVEMALLSKKLVTILLDVPVKESIDSFARKSYDVEKMKALFMEMEFDSLGKKLFGKSFSSASTRAQVIREKRETEIQATLFDEPVDEKTIHDVRHTYKTITTADERASLIEELKKQPQICFDTETTGLDPRTASPLGLAFSFKSHEAYYVLCPDDIEKAREVIEEFRGVFEDESIGKIGHNLKYDLTLLKWNGFDVRGQLFDTMLAHSMKEPEMRHGLDYLAKLYLGYKPIPTKDLIGEKGPDQKNMRDVPIEKLSEYACEDADVTWQVAEALRPDIEARGVSQVCYEVECPLIPVLVDMEREGIRLDTEALAIFSKKLDVEIADLQAQIFAAAGHEFNIDSPKQLGIVLYEELEVEANPKKTATGQYSTREAELERLSSRHEIIRNVLEYRTARKLRSTYVDQLPAAVNKKTGHLHTHYSQSWTATGRIQSNDPNLQTIPVRKERGRDIRAAFVPRDDEHLILSADYSQIELRVMAELSGDPGMLDAFQSGEDIHTVTASKVYKVDIADVTREMRDKAKTVNFGIIYGISAFGLQQRLNIPRGEASELIKNYFEKYPGIQTYIDNTIAFAKEHGYVATQTGRRRYLRDINSNSRTIVATAERLAMNSPIQGTAADMLKLAMIRVHRALIEGGFQTKMVLTVHDEIVFDMLVSEQETVMPVIEEAMKSTLPMKVPIVVEMGTGKNWLEAH; encoded by the coding sequence ATGTCCGACCAACACCAAGAACTGTTTCCCGCCTCGAAGAAGCTGTTCCTGTTGGATGGAATGGCGCTCTTCTATCGGGCCCACTTTGCCCTAGTCCGCAGTCCGCGGATGACATCGGCCGGACTTTGCACGTCAGGCGTTTTTGGCATGGCCAACACGGTGATGGACATCCTTGCCCGCGAAGAACCGACACACATTGCGGTCGCGTTTGACACCTCCGAACCGACTCAGCGGCACATCGACTACGAAGCCTACAAGGCCCAGCGAGATTCGATGCCCGAGGACATGGCTCAGCAACTGCCGTACATCGACCAGCTTTTTGACGCGATGAACATCGTTTCGATTCGGATGCCCGGTTACGAGGCTGACGACATCATCGGCACGCTCGCCCACCGCGCGACGAACGAACACTATCAGACTTGGATGGTCACGCCTGACAAGGACTACCATCAATTGGTGACTGACGATGCAGTCGTCTACAAGCCCGGACGCCGCGGCGACGAGGTTGAGATCCTGGGTGTCAAGGAAGTACTTGCCAAATGGGAAGTTGAACGAGTCGACCAGGTCATCGACATACTGGGGCTGATGGGCGACGCCAGCGACAACATCCCTGGAATCCCTGGTATCGGTCCCAAGACGGCCCAGACGCTGATCGCGAAATACGGCAGCATCGAAAACCTGATCGCTCATGCGTCGGAATTGAAAGGCAAGCAACGAGAACGTGTTGAACAGAACGTCGAAATGGCGCTACTGTCGAAGAAGCTCGTCACCATCTTGCTAGATGTTCCCGTCAAAGAATCGATCGACTCGTTTGCACGAAAATCGTACGACGTCGAAAAGATGAAGGCGTTGTTCATGGAGATGGAGTTCGATTCGCTGGGCAAAAAACTTTTCGGCAAATCATTCTCTTCGGCATCTACCCGAGCACAGGTGATCCGTGAGAAACGCGAAACCGAAATCCAAGCAACGCTGTTTGACGAACCTGTTGATGAAAAAACGATTCATGATGTTCGCCACACATACAAGACAATCACAACGGCGGACGAACGCGCGTCGCTGATTGAAGAACTCAAAAAGCAACCACAAATCTGTTTCGACACCGAAACGACCGGGCTGGACCCGCGCACGGCATCGCCGCTTGGACTGGCGTTCAGCTTTAAATCTCATGAAGCCTACTACGTCCTTTGCCCCGACGATATCGAAAAGGCTCGCGAGGTGATTGAAGAGTTCCGCGGTGTCTTCGAAGACGAATCCATCGGCAAGATCGGCCATAATCTGAAATACGATCTGACGCTGCTGAAATGGAACGGCTTTGATGTTCGCGGCCAACTTTTTGATACGATGCTCGCGCACTCGATGAAAGAACCCGAGATGCGTCACGGGCTGGATTATTTGGCCAAACTGTATTTGGGTTACAAGCCGATCCCGACCAAAGATTTGATCGGCGAAAAGGGCCCCGACCAGAAAAATATGCGTGACGTGCCGATCGAAAAACTGTCGGAATACGCTTGCGAAGATGCCGATGTGACTTGGCAAGTCGCCGAAGCACTGCGTCCGGATATCGAGGCGCGTGGCGTCAGCCAGGTTTGTTACGAAGTCGAGTGTCCGTTGATCCCTGTCCTGGTCGACATGGAACGGGAAGGCATTCGTTTAGACACCGAAGCACTGGCGATCTTTTCTAAAAAGCTTGACGTCGAGATCGCCGATTTGCAGGCACAGATATTCGCCGCCGCGGGTCACGAATTTAACATCGATTCGCCAAAACAGCTTGGCATTGTGCTGTACGAAGAACTCGAGGTCGAGGCGAATCCCAAGAAGACGGCAACCGGACAATACTCAACTCGCGAAGCCGAACTTGAACGTCTTTCCAGTCGTCACGAAATCATCCGCAATGTGCTGGAGTACCGAACTGCTCGAAAGCTGCGTTCCACCTATGTCGACCAATTACCCGCCGCGGTGAACAAGAAGACCGGCCATTTGCACACGCATTACAGTCAGTCTTGGACCGCGACGGGACGAATCCAGTCGAATGACCCGAACTTGCAAACGATCCCGGTTCGCAAGGAACGTGGCCGCGACATCCGCGCCGCCTTCGTTCCTCGCGACGACGAACACTTGATTCTGAGTGCTGACTATTCGCAAATCGAACTCCGCGTGATGGCCGAACTTAGTGGCGACCCCGGCATGTTAGATGCGTTTCAGTCCGGCGAAGACATTCACACCGTCACAGCATCAAAGGTTTACAAAGTCGACATTGCCGATGTGACTCGCGAAATGCGTGACAAGGCAAAGACGGTAAACTTTGGAATCATCTACGGAATTTCAGCATTCGGCTTGCAACAACGCTTGAACATTCCGCGCGGCGAAGCGAGTGAGTTGATCAAGAATTACTTCGAAAAATATCCCGGCATTCAAACCTACATCGACAATACGATTGCGTTTGCAAAAGAGCACGGTTACGTCGCCACGCAAACCGGACGGCGACGGTACTTGCGTGACATCAACTCCAACAGTCGCACGATCGTGGCAACCGCCGAACGATTGGCAATGAACAGCCCGATCCAAGGCACTGCGGCCGACATGTTGAAACTGGCGATGATCCGCGTTCATCGCGCACTCATTGAAGGCGGATTCCAAACCAAGATGGTGCTAACCGTCCACGACGAAATCGTTTTCGACATGCTGGTCAGCGAACAAGAAACTGTGATGCCGGTCATCGAAGAAGCCATGAAGTCAACTCTGCCGATGAAGGTGCCAATCGTCGTCGAAATGGGCACCGGAAAAAACTGGCTCGAAGCGCACTGA
- a CDS encoding AAA family ATPase produces the protein MPPSDWNWLPTPRSEILSVIRTSLEQKFVYADEIADLLSAAFYEPCNLLLWGPGGHGKSEMVVTALKALGLSDDEIYIQSFGEGMSEDRLWGGPDMASLDTCLRYDTSRSFLAPQYKAVIFEEIFDAPAQSLLPLKDVLTRRIFVNGAERVPMKAKVVIACTNKDPREFSDGNDAILALMERFLLQKEVRWPEYEAKNYAELFAKVRPTATEGGRKLHQRLAAVIAGLNEAKTFVMSPRMAIQALEVVTSSARIRGDDRVTAPAFHNIRFVQGMQSYTADLDRKIDRHLPDEPNFRIQLGDGDFSTTGDGPLRKPRREIPKLIASTLQPSFIHCDEIVRVLTLAMVQPCNVLLWGPGGHGKSEMVMATLRAMGYQDDEIFLQSFGEGMSEDRLWGGPNIAKLDVCLEYDTDRSFLPYEVAVLEEILDASSQALLPLKDVLTRKMFMNGSNPVPLKSKVIIACTNKDPRQYAKDSDAVKALLERFPLQLEVRWPSYEQADYEALFHKSNPTASADKRKLHRIYAHVIANLNEDRESGFHVSPRIALGGLRLAGNSVGRHGRKKMIVEDILTIRNVQGMESYKRDVEGLIRSALLEGGVEVLLSDIDERAERLRGRMDDVDKIFAAGRDLDKTRRGEVNDEAIAAMLELMSSIDRIKHELNMLEVSDPRLLAWHKATSARVGEIAAEIEAST, from the coding sequence GTGCCGCCGAGCGATTGGAATTGGTTGCCGACTCCTCGATCCGAGATTTTGTCGGTGATCAGGACGTCGCTCGAACAAAAATTCGTCTATGCCGACGAAATCGCAGATCTATTATCGGCGGCGTTCTACGAACCGTGCAACCTGTTGCTGTGGGGCCCCGGTGGGCATGGCAAGAGTGAAATGGTGGTAACGGCACTGAAAGCGTTGGGGCTATCGGATGACGAAATCTACATTCAATCATTCGGCGAAGGGATGAGCGAAGACCGGTTGTGGGGCGGTCCCGATATGGCATCGCTCGATACGTGTTTGCGATACGACACGTCGCGATCGTTTCTGGCCCCCCAGTACAAAGCCGTTATCTTTGAAGAAATTTTTGACGCGCCCGCTCAATCTTTGCTACCGCTCAAGGACGTTTTGACTCGCCGCATTTTCGTCAACGGTGCCGAGCGAGTTCCGATGAAGGCCAAAGTCGTGATCGCGTGCACGAACAAAGACCCTCGCGAGTTCAGTGACGGCAACGACGCAATCCTGGCATTGATGGAACGGTTTCTGCTTCAAAAAGAAGTCCGTTGGCCTGAATACGAAGCCAAGAACTACGCCGAGTTGTTTGCGAAGGTCCGTCCGACTGCGACCGAAGGCGGACGCAAACTGCATCAGCGATTGGCGGCTGTGATTGCGGGACTGAACGAAGCCAAAACGTTCGTCATGTCGCCTCGGATGGCCATCCAAGCACTCGAGGTCGTTACCAGCAGCGCACGCATTCGCGGCGATGACCGAGTCACCGCGCCCGCGTTTCACAACATACGCTTTGTGCAAGGCATGCAGTCTTACACGGCCGACCTGGATCGTAAGATCGACCGTCACTTACCCGACGAACCGAACTTTCGCATCCAATTAGGTGACGGCGACTTTTCGACCACGGGCGACGGCCCGCTTCGCAAACCACGACGCGAAATCCCAAAACTGATCGCGTCCACACTTCAGCCCAGCTTCATCCACTGTGACGAAATCGTTCGCGTGCTAACCCTAGCGATGGTCCAGCCCTGCAACGTCCTGCTGTGGGGGCCAGGCGGCCACGGTAAGAGCGAGATGGTGATGGCGACGCTGCGCGCGATGGGTTATCAGGACGACGAAATTTTCCTGCAATCGTTCGGCGAAGGGATGAGCGAAGATCGCCTTTGGGGCGGCCCAAATATCGCGAAACTGGACGTTTGCCTTGAATACGATACCGACCGATCGTTCCTGCCTTATGAGGTCGCCGTGTTGGAAGAAATTCTTGACGCATCGTCGCAAGCCTTACTGCCGCTCAAGGACGTGCTGACTCGCAAGATGTTCATGAACGGCAGCAACCCAGTGCCGCTGAAATCAAAAGTCATCATCGCCTGCACCAACAAAGATCCTCGCCAGTACGCCAAGGACAGCGATGCGGTGAAGGCGCTGCTTGAACGGTTTCCTTTGCAATTAGAAGTCCGCTGGCCATCGTACGAACAAGCTGACTACGAAGCACTTTTCCACAAGTCCAATCCAACCGCTAGCGCCGACAAACGCAAACTCCATCGCATCTACGCTCATGTGATCGCCAACCTGAACGAAGACCGCGAATCTGGATTTCATGTGTCGCCTCGGATCGCACTTGGGGGGCTGCGATTGGCCGGCAACAGCGTCGGTCGTCATGGCCGCAAGAAAATGATCGTCGAAGACATTCTGACCATCCGCAATGTCCAGGGCATGGAATCGTACAAGCGTGACGTCGAAGGTCTAATTCGATCGGCACTCCTAGAAGGCGGTGTCGAAGTCCTGTTAAGCGACATCGACGAACGGGCCGAGCGACTGCGTGGCCGGATGGACGACGTCGACAAGATTTTCGCGGCTGGTCGTGATCTCGACAAAACAAGACGTGGCGAAGTCAACGATGAGGCGATCGCAGCGATGTTGGAATTGATGTCCAGCATCGACCGGATCAAACATGAACTCAACATGTTAGAAGTCTCGGACCCACGACTTCTGGCGTGGCACAAAGCAACGTCCGCACGCGTGGGCGAAATCGCGGCTGAGATCGAAGCAAGCACCTAG
- a CDS encoding aminotransferase class III-fold pyridoxal phosphate-dependent enzyme has translation MSENNDRDDPADEQEFAPELEDADWGDEQESTETDNVPETNPSPPDHTLATETLATETEITTPPPARKPFTGSPRGIRRSDNEGFEIIDALAGRSSVFGFGFAAIADAVMSASRSYLGDASRLGCDSLGGVMTSSIDLSLSDAFIEFLRGDGIRAESVTLLSSADAAVERLLLLSRSRSNGTRYRTIAMVGSDHGRSAMCRTASGRPELHDGLGPMMAGFAHAPMGDLDAVKSMIDGQTGCILICPIDFANAAMPMDSDFIDGLRQLCDQHDLLLAVDETRLMFGASGTLLTFSSISNSKADLVAVSAGLFAGMSGGLVIANSRVGDTRAAAENHPMLAAVAMQTIESMFENDWPEKSIDSAKELAMKLAETISSFEFVRDVHATGLTIGIETDIESASLVRAASKRGLRIEAAGDLGVRVQLPLKLSLDDQSIFIDRLGETMRDIETATAEMSA, from the coding sequence ATGAGCGAAAACAACGACCGCGACGACCCGGCTGACGAACAAGAATTTGCACCGGAGTTGGAAGATGCAGACTGGGGCGATGAGCAGGAATCCACAGAAACGGACAACGTACCCGAGACAAACCCTTCACCGCCGGATCACACGCTTGCTACCGAGACGCTTGCTACCGAAACGGAAATCACGACGCCACCGCCGGCACGCAAGCCATTCACTGGTTCGCCACGTGGGATTCGTCGTAGCGATAACGAAGGATTCGAAATCATCGACGCTCTGGCCGGTCGTTCGTCTGTTTTCGGATTCGGTTTCGCGGCGATCGCGGATGCGGTCATGTCAGCGTCACGAAGCTACCTGGGCGATGCGTCGCGCTTAGGCTGTGATTCGTTGGGCGGCGTTATGACCTCATCGATCGACTTGTCACTTTCCGATGCGTTCATCGAATTCCTGCGCGGCGATGGCATTCGCGCCGAATCGGTCACCTTGCTTTCTTCGGCCGATGCAGCGGTCGAGCGGTTGCTGCTGCTGTCGCGCAGCCGAAGCAACGGCACCCGCTATCGCACGATCGCCATGGTCGGCAGCGACCACGGACGCAGTGCGATGTGCCGAACGGCTAGCGGACGACCTGAATTGCATGATGGGCTTGGTCCCATGATGGCAGGATTCGCTCACGCGCCGATGGGCGATCTAGACGCGGTCAAGTCGATGATCGATGGCCAAACCGGGTGCATCCTGATTTGCCCGATTGACTTTGCCAATGCAGCGATGCCCATGGATTCTGATTTCATCGATGGACTGCGACAACTTTGCGACCAGCACGATTTGCTGCTCGCTGTCGACGAGACTCGTTTGATGTTCGGCGCCTCGGGAACCTTATTAACGTTTTCATCAATTTCAAATTCGAAAGCTGATCTCGTTGCAGTCTCTGCTGGCCTGTTCGCTGGCATGTCGGGTGGCCTTGTGATCGCCAACAGCCGTGTCGGTGACACTCGGGCTGCTGCCGAAAACCACCCCATGCTTGCTGCCGTTGCAATGCAAACAATCGAGTCGATGTTCGAAAATGATTGGCCTGAAAAGTCAATTGATTCGGCGAAAGAGCTTGCCATGAAACTTGCCGAAACGATCTCGAGCTTTGAGTTTGTGCGGGACGTCCATGCAACCGGACTGACGATCGGTATCGAAACAGACATCGAATCGGCATCCTTGGTGCGTGCGGCGTCGAAACGAGGTCTTCGCATTGAAGCAGCTGGCGACCTCGGCGTTCGTGTGCAATTACCATTGAAACTAAGCCTGGACGATCAATCGATATTCATCGACCGGCTAGGCGAAACGATGCGAGACATCGAAACGGCAACAGCCGAAATGTCTGCTTAA